Proteins encoded by one window of Sphingosinicella sp. BN140058:
- a CDS encoding response regulator, with translation MSELKPILLVEDSPKDVELTLAALERCQLANSVVITRDGAEALDYLHARGKYEGRTSGDPVVVLLDLKLPKVDGLEVLEQIKQDEALKHTPVVMLTSSREEQDLVRSYKLGVNAFVVKPVGFEQFFEAIQDLGMFWAVLNEPPPIARGG, from the coding sequence ATGTCCGAATTGAAGCCGATCCTGCTCGTGGAGGACAGTCCCAAGGATGTGGAACTGACCCTCGCTGCGCTGGAACGCTGTCAACTCGCCAATTCGGTGGTGATCACCCGCGACGGCGCCGAAGCGCTCGACTATCTTCATGCGCGCGGCAAATATGAAGGGCGGACCAGCGGCGATCCCGTCGTCGTCCTCCTCGATCTCAAGCTGCCCAAGGTGGACGGGCTCGAGGTGCTCGAGCAGATCAAGCAGGACGAAGCGCTGAAGCACACGCCGGTGGTGATGCTGACGTCGTCGCGCGAGGAACAGGATCTGGTCCGCAGCTACAAGCTCGGCGTCAACGCATTCGTGGTCAAGCCGGTCGGCTTCGAGCAATTCTTCGAGGCGATCCAGGATCTCGGCATGTTCTGGGCCGTGCTGAACGAGCCGCCACCGATCGCACGCGGAGGCTGA
- a CDS encoding ATP-binding protein: protein MTADLDRRSADGGLPADLEACAREPIHIPGTIQPQGALFVVRPDDLKIVQAALGPVARTLVSGSPLAIALDDLVRPERAPSCSELLREVPASGAVFLGTARLGSGAAPFHLIAHRSGGALIVELEEVEQADPGGFDAVQPLVQSFLTDLQAARTVAELGVLAAREVRRITGLDRVLVYRFDADGHGTVVAEDRNDRLPSYLDLRFPASDIPAQARELYRRNRLRLIADASYRPVPIEPPFDPATGAPVDLSLATLRSVSPVHLEYMRNMGTGASMSISLLSEGRLWGLISCHNREPHRVAYPVRTACEFIGQVLSLQIAAREIAALAERRIALRSVQSALLSQMALSESGFVDALLGNPDALLALTHAAGAAILFDGDCRTIGETPSQEAIGALADWLSDSFKGDIHATDALAAEMPAAEAFKDRGSGIMALSLSRVHRSYLIWFRPEVVRTVAWGGSPLKPAEPEGARIHPRKSFEVWKEIVQRRSLPWDEAEIDAATQLRSAIVDIILRSAEEMAQLNEQLVRSNRELEAFSYSVSHDLRAPFRHIVGYSELLKQNEGEHLSERARRYIDTIIESAVSAGGLVDDLLSFSQMGRATLKPILIDMNALAAEVQGRFEQDALGRTVRWRIADLPPAYADPGMLRLVLQNLVDNAIKFTRGRDETLIEIGADDGDDETVYFVRDNGAGFDMAYAGKLFGVFQRLHRVEEFEGTGIGLANVKRIVEQRHGGRVWAEGRIDVGATIFFALPKHRGNE, encoded by the coding sequence ATGACGGCAGATCTCGACCGAAGGAGTGCGGATGGCGGACTGCCGGCAGATCTCGAGGCCTGCGCGCGCGAGCCGATCCACATTCCAGGCACCATTCAGCCTCAAGGTGCGCTCTTCGTCGTTCGTCCGGACGATCTCAAGATCGTCCAGGCGGCGCTCGGACCGGTTGCGCGAACCCTCGTCTCGGGCAGCCCGCTCGCAATCGCGCTGGACGATCTGGTCCGCCCCGAGCGCGCCCCCTCCTGTTCGGAACTGCTTCGGGAGGTTCCGGCGAGCGGCGCCGTCTTCCTCGGCACCGCCCGCCTCGGCTCCGGTGCGGCGCCGTTCCACCTGATCGCGCATCGCTCCGGCGGCGCGCTGATCGTCGAACTCGAAGAGGTGGAGCAGGCCGATCCCGGCGGTTTCGATGCCGTCCAGCCGCTCGTTCAGTCCTTCCTCACCGATCTGCAGGCGGCGCGCACGGTCGCCGAGCTCGGCGTGCTGGCCGCGCGGGAAGTCCGCCGCATCACCGGCCTCGACCGCGTTCTGGTCTATCGTTTCGACGCTGACGGCCACGGCACCGTCGTCGCGGAAGATCGCAACGATCGCTTGCCGAGCTATCTGGACCTGCGCTTTCCGGCGAGCGACATCCCGGCGCAAGCGCGCGAGCTTTACCGGCGCAACCGCCTGCGGCTGATCGCCGATGCTTCCTACCGTCCGGTGCCGATCGAGCCGCCCTTCGACCCTGCCACCGGCGCGCCGGTCGATCTCAGTCTGGCGACCTTGCGAAGCGTCTCGCCGGTCCATCTCGAATATATGCGCAACATGGGCACCGGCGCTTCGATGTCGATCTCGCTGCTGAGCGAGGGGCGTCTCTGGGGCCTGATCTCGTGCCACAATCGCGAACCCCATCGTGTCGCCTACCCGGTTCGAACCGCCTGCGAGTTCATCGGGCAGGTGCTTTCGCTGCAGATCGCCGCGCGCGAAATCGCCGCTCTGGCCGAGCGCAGGATCGCCTTGCGCAGCGTGCAATCCGCTTTGCTGTCGCAAATGGCGCTGAGCGAGAGCGGTTTCGTCGATGCGCTGCTCGGCAATCCCGATGCGTTGCTCGCGCTGACCCACGCCGCAGGCGCGGCGATCCTGTTCGACGGTGATTGCCGCACGATCGGCGAGACCCCCTCGCAGGAGGCGATCGGCGCGCTCGCCGACTGGTTGAGCGACAGCTTCAAAGGCGACATCCATGCGACCGATGCGCTGGCCGCCGAGATGCCCGCAGCCGAGGCCTTCAAGGATCGGGGCAGCGGAATCATGGCGCTGTCCCTCTCACGCGTCCATCGCAGCTATCTGATCTGGTTCCGGCCCGAAGTGGTGCGCACCGTGGCCTGGGGCGGCTCTCCGCTGAAGCCCGCGGAGCCTGAAGGCGCACGCATCCACCCGCGCAAGTCGTTCGAAGTGTGGAAGGAAATCGTGCAGCGGCGCTCGCTGCCCTGGGACGAAGCCGAGATCGATGCGGCGACGCAGCTGCGCAGCGCGATCGTCGACATCATCCTGCGAAGCGCCGAGGAGATGGCGCAGCTCAACGAGCAACTGGTTCGCAGCAATCGCGAACTGGAAGCGTTCAGCTATTCCGTGAGTCACGATCTGCGCGCGCCGTTCCGCCACATCGTCGGCTATTCAGAGCTGCTCAAGCAGAATGAGGGCGAGCACCTCTCCGAACGCGCCAGGCGCTACATCGACACCATCATCGAGTCCGCGGTCTCCGCCGGCGGTTTGGTCGACGATCTGCTCAGTTTCTCGCAGATGGGACGGGCGACGCTCAAGCCGATCCTGATCGACATGAACGCGCTTGCCGCGGAGGTGCAGGGCAGGTTCGAACAGGATGCGCTCGGCCGCACCGTGCGCTGGCGGATCGCCGATCTGCCGCCCGCTTATGCGGATCCCGGCATGCTCCGGCTGGTGCTGCAGAATCTCGTCGACAATGCGATCAAGTTCACCCGTGGGCGGGACGAGACCCTGATCGAGATCGGCGCCGACGACGGGGATGACGAGACCGTCTATTTCGTCCGCGACAACGGCGCTGGCTTCGACATGGCTTATGCCGGCAAGTTGTTCGGAGTCTTCCAGCGCCTGCACCGCGTCGAGGAGTTCGAAGGCACCGGGATCGGGCTTGCCAACGTCAAGCGCATCGTCGAGCAACGGCATGGCGGCCGAGTCTGGGCGGAGGGGAGAATCGACGTGGGCGCGACCATCTTCTTCGCTCTGCCGAAACATCGGGGGAATGAGTAG
- a CDS encoding SDR family oxidoreductase, protein MSDTRKPPFNEPRQSVPGTTAEMRTKPDHGETSYKGSGRLAGKTAVITGGDSGIGRAVAIAYAREGADLLISYLNEHDDAEDTRRLIEAEGRRAVLFPGDIASADHCRALIAKAVEEFGRIDILVNNAAHQMTFDAIEEIPDAEWDMTFRVNIHAMFYITKAAVPHMGEGGSIINTTSVNADTPTPQLLAYATTKGAIQNFTAGLAQLLADRGIRANCVAPGPIWTPLIPSTMPQEKVESFGEQVPMKRPGQPRELAPVYVMLASDESSYVSGATIAVTGGKPIL, encoded by the coding sequence ATGAGCGACACGCGAAAACCCCCGTTCAACGAACCGAGACAATCGGTGCCGGGCACGACCGCGGAGATGCGGACCAAGCCGGATCATGGCGAGACCAGCTACAAGGGGTCCGGGCGGCTTGCCGGCAAGACAGCGGTGATTACCGGTGGCGACAGCGGCATCGGCCGTGCGGTCGCGATCGCTTATGCCCGCGAGGGCGCGGACCTGCTGATTTCCTATCTGAACGAGCACGACGATGCCGAGGACACCAGGCGGCTGATCGAGGCGGAGGGGCGTCGGGCCGTGCTGTTCCCGGGCGACATTGCCAGCGCCGATCACTGCCGGGCACTAATCGCCAAGGCGGTCGAAGAATTCGGGCGTATCGACATCCTGGTCAACAACGCCGCCCACCAGATGACCTTCGATGCGATCGAGGAGATACCGGACGCGGAGTGGGACATGACGTTCCGGGTCAACATCCACGCCATGTTCTACATCACCAAAGCGGCGGTGCCGCACATGGGCGAGGGCGGATCGATCATCAACACGACATCGGTGAACGCCGACACCCCGACTCCGCAATTGCTCGCCTACGCGACCACCAAGGGGGCGATCCAGAATTTCACCGCCGGCCTCGCGCAACTGCTGGCGGACCGAGGCATCCGCGCCAATTGTGTGGCGCCGGGGCCGATCTGGACGCCGCTCATCCCCTCGACGATGCCGCAAGAGAAAGTGGAGAGCTTCGGCGAGCAGGTGCCGATGAAGCGGCCGGGCCAACCGAGGGAATTGGCGCCGGTCTACGTCATGCTGGCGTCGGACGAGTCGAGCTACGTGTCCGGCGCGACCATCGCCGTCACCGGCGGCAAGCCGATTTTGTAG
- a CDS encoding glycine zipper 2TM domain-containing protein, with protein sequence MLKKATLAAAGLMTVMTAIPAAADARPRDRGHGYYSQNSRDGYYRDRYDRRSYRNNDRCRSGTTGAIVGGAAGALLGREVAGRGDRTLGTILGGAAGLLGGRALTRDKHCR encoded by the coding sequence ATGCTCAAGAAAGCCACCCTCGCCGCCGCCGGCCTGATGACCGTGATGACCGCCATCCCGGCCGCCGCCGACGCCCGCCCGCGTGATCGCGGCCACGGCTATTACAGCCAGAACAGCCGCGACGGCTATTATCGGGATCGCTATGACCGGCGTTCCTATCGCAACAACGATCGCTGCCGCTCGGGCACGACCGGTGCGATCGTCGGCGGTGCCGCCGGCGCCCTGCTCGGCCGCGAAGTGGCCGGCCGCGGCGACCGTACGCTGGGAACCATTCTTGGCGGTGCTGCCGGCCTGCTCGGCGGACGCGCCCTGACCCGCGACAAGCATTGCCGCTGA
- a CDS encoding Hsp70 family protein — protein MHSRFAGPALGLDFGTTNSVAAVADGDGAPELIGFGSEADAIFRSALCFWHDEGAKGGLAVEAGPFAIAEYLEYPEDSRFLQSFKSVAASASFESASVFEKRYRFEELGRFFLARLAAHAGDRLQARPRRLVVGRPVQYAGARPDAALARSRYDAMFEGFADEIHYVYEPIGAAFSHAARLTEPTTLLVADFGGGTSDFSIVAVAEPGAGRRCTPLGHAGIGIAGDRFDYRIVDRLVLPMLGKGGHYRSFGKEIEIPRGYFTDFADWSRLALMRNRRTMDELRRLQRDAVDGAAIGRMIAVIENELGYPLYDAVGRLKRALSTQDRAHFHFSGAGLEIEADVRRETFESWIAEDVSRIDQTIDRALADAGLGVADIDTVFLTGGTSLIPMVRALFERRFGARAIMSGGELTSIAHGLALIAQEQDPAQWAA, from the coding sequence ATGCACAGCCGATTCGCCGGCCCCGCCCTCGGGCTGGATTTCGGCACGACGAACAGCGTCGCCGCGGTTGCGGACGGGGATGGCGCGCCGGAACTGATCGGCTTCGGCAGCGAAGCGGACGCGATCTTCCGCTCCGCCTTGTGCTTCTGGCACGACGAGGGCGCGAAAGGCGGCCTTGCGGTCGAGGCGGGGCCGTTCGCCATTGCCGAATATCTCGAATATCCCGAGGACAGCCGATTCCTGCAATCATTCAAGTCGGTCGCGGCGAGCGCCAGCTTCGAGAGCGCGTCGGTGTTCGAGAAACGGTACCGCTTCGAGGAACTCGGCCGGTTCTTCCTTGCACGTCTGGCGGCGCATGCCGGCGACCGGCTCCAGGCTCGACCCCGACGCCTCGTCGTCGGGCGGCCGGTTCAATATGCCGGCGCGCGCCCCGACGCTGCACTCGCCCGAAGCCGCTACGACGCGATGTTCGAAGGCTTCGCCGACGAGATCCATTATGTCTACGAGCCGATCGGCGCCGCATTCAGCCATGCCGCGCGGCTGACTGAGCCGACCACCCTGCTCGTCGCGGATTTCGGCGGCGGCACCAGCGATTTCTCGATCGTCGCGGTGGCCGAGCCCGGTGCGGGACGACGCTGCACCCCTCTCGGCCACGCCGGCATCGGGATCGCCGGCGACCGCTTCGATTACCGGATCGTCGATCGGCTGGTGCTGCCGATGCTCGGCAAGGGCGGGCATTATCGCTCCTTCGGCAAGGAGATCGAAATTCCGCGCGGCTATTTCACCGACTTCGCGGATTGGTCGCGGCTTGCGCTGATGCGCAACCGGCGCACCATGGACGAATTACGCCGCCTGCAGCGCGACGCGGTGGACGGGGCGGCGATCGGCCGGATGATCGCCGTGATCGAGAACGAGCTCGGCTACCCTCTCTACGATGCCGTCGGCCGGCTGAAGCGTGCGCTCTCGACGCAAGATCGGGCCCACTTCCATTTTTCGGGCGCGGGGCTGGAGATAGAGGCGGATGTCCGGCGCGAGACGTTCGAGAGCTGGATCGCGGAGGATGTCTCCCGCATCGACCAGACGATCGATCGCGCGCTTGCCGATGCCGGGCTGGGCGTGGCCGACATCGACACGGTGTTCCTCACCGGCGGCACCTCGTTAATCCCGATGGTGCGCGCCCTGTTCGAGCGGCGGTTCGGCGCCCGCGCGATCATGAGCGGCGGCGAACTGACGTCGATCGCCCACGGCCTCGCCTTGATCGCGCAGGAGCAGGATCCGGCGCAGTGGGCGGCATGA
- a CDS encoding DUF2161 domain-containing phosphodiesterase, which yields MSASKPAETSLYAPVKAFLEAQGFTVKGEIGGCDLVAIRGDEPPMLVIAELKLSFTLELVLQAVDRLRAADLLYLAVLGRRRGRDQDRRVHRLCRLLGVGLLIVDPRLGTITVVAEPGPYRPRPDHPRRKRLLKEHKMRRGDPAVGGSSRQPLMTAYRQRALACAAAMREGPRRPRDLRPLAEDAGAILLRNVYGWFERVDKGLYRLTAEGEKAASAA from the coding sequence ATGAGCGCAAGCAAGCCCGCCGAAACCAGCCTCTACGCACCGGTCAAGGCGTTCCTCGAAGCGCAGGGCTTCACCGTGAAGGGGGAGATTGGCGGCTGCGACCTGGTGGCGATCCGCGGTGACGAGCCGCCAATGTTGGTGATCGCCGAACTCAAGCTGAGCTTCACGCTCGAGCTGGTGCTGCAGGCCGTCGATCGCCTGCGCGCCGCGGACCTCCTCTATCTTGCCGTGCTCGGGCGCCGCCGCGGCCGGGATCAGGATCGGCGGGTGCACCGGCTGTGCCGGCTGCTCGGCGTCGGCCTGCTGATCGTCGATCCGCGTCTCGGCACCATCACCGTTGTGGCGGAACCGGGCCCCTACCGTCCGCGTCCGGATCACCCCCGGCGCAAACGGCTGCTCAAGGAGCACAAGATGCGGCGTGGCGACCCGGCGGTGGGCGGCTCGAGCCGGCAGCCGCTGATGACCGCCTACCGCCAGCGTGCACTCGCCTGCGCTGCGGCGATGCGTGAGGGTCCGCGGCGTCCCCGTGATCTGCGGCCGCTCGCCGAGGATGCCGGCGCCATCCTGCTGCGCAACGTCTACGGCTGGTTCGAGCGGGTGGACAAAGGTCTTTATCGGCTGACGGCGGAAGGGGAGAAGGCCGCTTCTGCGGCCTGA
- a CDS encoding aminotransferase class I/II-fold pyridoxal phosphate-dependent enzyme, protein MSAEIEQFHAIAISRIAHRLKAEGRSVIHMEFGQPSTGAPPPAIAAAHDILDADAMGYWESPALKARIADLYQERYGVAVNAEQVILTCGASPALVLALACVFAPGARVALARPGYVAYRNTLKALHMEPIELPCGEAERYQITAGALDRLDRTPEGLILASPANPTGTIIPPAELADIAEVCRRRDIRIVSDEIYHGLSYVGDARSMLEHAPGALVVNSFSKYYSMAGWRLGWLVVPPDLIGAARARMGNLFLTPPSLSQHAGLIAMDCRDALEGHRDTYARNRTLLLDALPRMGLRRIAPPDGAFYIYADISHLTGDSLAFCTDLLQDTGVATAPGIDFDPVDGHRFMRFSFAVATAQVQDAIARMQPWFAARQPS, encoded by the coding sequence ATGTCCGCCGAGATCGAACAATTTCACGCCATCGCGATTAGCCGTATCGCCCACCGGCTCAAGGCGGAAGGCCGCTCCGTGATCCACATGGAGTTCGGGCAGCCTTCGACCGGTGCGCCCCCTCCGGCGATCGCCGCCGCCCACGACATCCTCGATGCGGATGCGATGGGCTATTGGGAGAGCCCGGCGCTCAAGGCGCGCATCGCCGATCTCTATCAGGAACGCTACGGCGTTGCGGTGAATGCCGAGCAGGTCATTCTCACCTGCGGCGCCTCGCCCGCGCTGGTCCTCGCCCTAGCCTGTGTCTTCGCCCCCGGAGCCCGCGTCGCCCTCGCCCGTCCCGGCTACGTCGCCTATCGCAACACCTTGAAGGCCCTGCACATGGAGCCGATCGAGCTGCCGTGCGGTGAGGCCGAGCGCTACCAGATCACGGCGGGGGCGCTTGATCGGCTGGATCGAACGCCCGAGGGCCTGATCCTGGCCAGCCCCGCCAACCCCACCGGCACGATCATCCCGCCGGCAGAGCTCGCCGACATCGCCGAAGTATGTCGCCGCCGCGATATCCGCATCGTCTCGGACGAAATCTATCACGGCCTCAGCTATGTCGGCGATGCCCGCAGCATGCTGGAGCATGCGCCGGGCGCCCTGGTCGTCAACAGCTTCTCCAAATATTACAGCATGGCCGGCTGGCGGCTCGGCTGGCTGGTTGTGCCGCCCGATCTGATCGGCGCGGCACGAGCGCGCATGGGCAACCTTTTCCTCACACCGCCGTCGCTGTCGCAGCATGCCGGATTGATCGCGATGGACTGCCGCGACGCGCTCGAAGGCCATCGCGATACCTACGCTCGCAACCGCACGCTGCTGCTCGACGCGCTGCCGCGCATGGGCCTGCGGCGGATCGCGCCGCCGGACGGCGCCTTCTACATCTATGCGGACATCAGCCACCTGACCGGCGACAGCCTCGCTTTCTGCACCGACCTCCTCCAGGACACCGGGGTCGCAACGGCGCCCGGGATCGACTTCGATCCGGTCGACGGCCACCGCTTCATGCGCTTCAGCTTCGCGGTCGCGACTGCGCAGGTGCAGGACGCGATCGCACGCATGCAACCCTGGTTCGCAGCCCGGCAGCCGTCCTGA
- a CDS encoding IS3 family transposase (programmed frameshift) has product MKRKRFSEEQIIGILKEAEAGAVVTELCRKHGMSGPTFYAWKAKYGGLEVSEARRLVALEDENARLKRLLADAMLDNAGLKDLLFKKVVSAAAKREAVAHLRTAFEMSERRACAVIGADRTSVRYQPRRADDGEIRGRLRELAAERRRFGYRRLHVLLRRDGIVINRKKTQRLYREEGLTVRRRRGRRRAVGVRAPAPVLALPNQRWSLDFVHDQLATGRRFRVLNIVDDVTRECLRAIADTSISGKRVVRELANLVEERGAPRMIVSDNGTELTSNAVLVWSGEAKIDWHYIQPGRPMQNGYVESFNGRMRDELLNETLFLSLGHARDAIAQWIDDYNTERPHSSLGYATPATFAAGFEKQRPARVQAVASHAPMRNHNRRSLVPAG; this is encoded by the exons ATGAAGCGGAAGCGGTTCTCGGAAGAGCAGATCATCGGCATCCTGAAGGAGGCCGAGGCAGGTGCGGTTGTGACGGAGCTTTGCCGCAAGCATGGCATGTCGGGTCCGACCTTTTACGCCTGGAAGGCCAAATACGGCGGCTTGGAGGTGTCGGAGGCGCGCCGGCTGGTCGCACTCGAGGATGAGAATGCGCGGCTAAAGCGGCTGCTTGCCGATGCGATGCTCGACAATGCAGGTCTGAAGGACCTGCTTT TCAAAAAAGTGGTGAGCGCGGCCGCCAAGCGTGAGGCGGTCGCGCATCTCAGAACGGCGTTCGAAATGAGCGAGCGGCGGGCGTGTGCAGTGATCGGCGCGGATCGGACGAGCGTCCGCTATCAGCCGCGTCGTGCCGACGACGGCGAGATCCGCGGCCGCCTGCGGGAGTTGGCGGCGGAGCGGCGTCGGTTCGGCTATCGACGGCTGCACGTCCTGCTTCGCCGCGATGGCATCGTGATCAACCGCAAGAAGACGCAACGCCTCTATCGCGAAGAAGGGCTTACCGTGCGGCGACGACGAGGACGAAGGCGCGCCGTTGGCGTGCGGGCACCGGCGCCGGTGCTTGCGCTTCCCAACCAGCGCTGGAGCCTCGACTTCGTGCACGACCAGCTCGCCACCGGGCGCCGCTTTCGCGTGCTCAACATCGTCGATGATGTCACCCGCGAGTGTCTGCGGGCGATCGCCGACACGTCGATCTCCGGCAAGCGGGTGGTGCGCGAACTCGCCAATCTGGTCGAAGAGCGCGGCGCGCCCAGGATGATCGTCAGCGACAACGGAACGGAGCTCACCTCGAATGCGGTGCTGGTCTGGTCGGGCGAGGCGAAGATCGACTGGCACTACATCCAACCGGGCCGGCCGATGCAGAACGGCTATGTCGAGAGCTTCAACGGGAGAATGCGCGACGAGCTCCTGAACGAGACGCTGTTCCTCAGCCTCGGTCATGCCCGTGATGCGATCGCTCAATGGATCGACGACTACAACACCGAGCGGCCGCACTCCTCGCTCGGCTACGCCACACCGGCGACCTTCGCCGCCGGCTTCGAAAAGCAACGGCCTGCACGCGTGCAGGCCGTTGCTTCACATGCGCCAATGCGCAATCACAATCGCCGGTCTCTGGTTCCAGCTGGATGA
- a CDS encoding VOC family protein yields MADEPISASAPPVDKPHMKGLEPSVKSRIRKFPNPSNSLAEQSAPHRVGGGHLAAEPAIVKHSVPQGSRMLGISRGTSRWTSPLPSPELRPARDFCYPAGPIWRRSIQLNHLHLMVSDTKASADFLGSYFGMRTLPGARDRLAVLSDDRGMILTLMQSRNHLYPKHFHIGFSQPSRAAVDALWQRLNEDGHAPSTPERAHAWSFYVMAPGGFLIEVLSAAESED; encoded by the coding sequence GTGGCCGACGAACCGATCAGCGCATCAGCGCCGCCCGTCGACAAACCCCATATGAAAGGCTTGGAGCCTTCCGTCAAGAGCCGGATCCGGAAATTTCCGAACCCGTCCAACAGCTTAGCAGAGCAAAGTGCCCCGCACCGCGTCGGTGGAGGCCATTTGGCTGCCGAGCCGGCGATCGTCAAGCACTCGGTTCCGCAAGGTTCACGAATGTTGGGGATAAGCCGGGGGACAAGCAGGTGGACAAGCCCCCTTCCCTCTCCGGAATTGAGGCCGGCGAGAGATTTCTGCTATCCTGCCGGCCCGATCTGGAGACGATCCATTCAGCTCAATCACCTGCACCTGATGGTGTCCGATACCAAAGCCAGCGCAGACTTCCTGGGCAGCTATTTCGGCATGCGGACCTTGCCGGGCGCCCGCGACCGGCTCGCCGTCCTTTCCGATGATCGGGGCATGATCCTGACGCTGATGCAGTCGCGCAATCACCTCTATCCCAAACATTTCCATATCGGCTTCTCCCAGCCCAGCCGCGCCGCCGTGGACGCATTGTGGCAACGGCTGAACGAAGACGGGCACGCGCCTTCCACCCCCGAACGCGCACATGCCTGGTCCTTCTACGTAATGGCTCCCGGTGGGTTCCTGATCGAAGTGCTCTCGGCCGCGGAGAGCGAGGACTGA
- the gshB gene encoding glutathione synthase: MSLTVAVQMDPLEGINIAGDSTFALMLSAQARGHRLFHYLAADLAYRDGRVSARARPVQVRPTPGDHFQAGDWIDLDLEDDVDVVLMRQDPPFDLAYITATHLLERVQARTVVANDPVSVRNAPEKLFVLDYARFMPPTMITRSLADVRAFNAEHGDIVVKPLHGNAGSAVFKIGRDGTNLGALVELFGQVWPEPFMVQPFLPEVAQGDKRIVLVDGKVAGAINRVPGAGEIRSNLAAGGTAHAAGLTAREIEICEALGPELARRGLLFVGIDVIGGTYLTEINVTSPTGIVAIDRFNGTDTPALIWNAIETKSKAAAQ, encoded by the coding sequence ATGTCACTGACCGTCGCCGTCCAGATGGATCCACTGGAGGGAATCAACATTGCGGGCGATTCGACCTTCGCCCTCATGCTCTCCGCGCAGGCGCGCGGTCATCGGCTCTTCCACTATCTTGCCGCCGATCTCGCCTATCGCGACGGCCGGGTCTCGGCCCGCGCGCGGCCGGTGCAGGTCCGGCCGACGCCGGGCGACCATTTCCAGGCCGGCGACTGGATCGACCTCGACCTCGAAGATGATGTCGACGTCGTGCTGATGCGCCAGGATCCGCCTTTCGATCTCGCCTACATCACGGCCACCCACCTGCTCGAGCGGGTGCAGGCGCGCACGGTCGTCGCCAACGATCCGGTCTCCGTGCGCAACGCGCCCGAGAAACTGTTCGTGCTCGATTATGCCCGTTTCATGCCGCCGACGATGATCACCCGATCCCTGGCCGACGTTCGGGCGTTCAATGCCGAGCATGGCGACATCGTGGTCAAGCCGCTCCATGGCAATGCCGGCTCCGCCGTGTTCAAGATCGGCCGCGACGGCACCAATCTCGGCGCCCTCGTGGAATTGTTCGGCCAGGTCTGGCCCGAACCGTTCATGGTCCAGCCTTTCCTGCCCGAAGTGGCGCAGGGCGACAAACGGATCGTCCTCGTCGACGGCAAGGTGGCGGGCGCGATCAACCGGGTGCCCGGCGCCGGCGAAATCCGCTCGAACCTTGCCGCGGGCGGCACTGCCCATGCGGCCGGACTTACCGCCCGCGAAATCGAGATTTGCGAGGCGCTCGGCCCGGAACTCGCCCGCCGCGGCCTGCTGTTCGTCGGTATCGACGTGATCGGCGGCACCTATCTTACGGAGATCAACGTGACATCCCCTACCGGCATCGTCGCCATCGACCGGTTCAACGGTACCGACACCCCTGCTTTGATCTGGAACGCGATCGAAACCAAGAGCAAGGCGGCCGCGCAATGA
- a CDS encoding DedA family protein yields the protein MSDWVVTLIDKTGYIGVGFLMFLETVFPPIPSEVIMPVAGVAAAQGSMTLGGVIASGTAGAMFGNVFWYLVARVIGLERFRPFIEKHGRWLTLDWYDVEKSEKLFGRFGSVVVGVGRLLPTVRSVVSIPAGLLKMRLRSFLIWSTIGTAGWSSALAVAGYVLGKQFDDINKILGPLSSAIIALIVLAYVWRQLTWRKRHPDA from the coding sequence ATGAGCGATTGGGTCGTTACCCTCATCGACAAGACCGGCTATATCGGCGTCGGCTTTCTGATGTTCCTCGAAACCGTGTTTCCGCCGATCCCTTCGGAAGTGATCATGCCGGTCGCCGGCGTTGCCGCCGCGCAGGGATCGATGACCCTGGGCGGCGTGATCGCCAGCGGCACCGCGGGCGCGATGTTCGGCAATGTCTTCTGGTATCTGGTCGCGCGGGTGATCGGTCTGGAACGCTTCCGTCCCTTCATCGAGAAGCACGGCCGCTGGCTGACCCTCGACTGGTACGACGTCGAGAAGTCCGAGAAACTGTTCGGGCGGTTCGGCTCGGTGGTCGTCGGCGTGGGGCGGTTGCTGCCGACGGTGCGGTCGGTCGTGTCGATCCCGGCCGGCCTGCTCAAGATGCGGCTGCGCAGCTTCCTCATCTGGTCGACGATCGGCACTGCGGGCTGGAGTTCGGCTCTGGCCGTCGCCGGCTATGTGCTCGGCAAGCAGTTCGACGACATCAACAAGATCCTCGGTCCGCTCTCGTCGGCGATCATCGCCCTGATCGTGCTGGCCTATGTCTGGCGCCAGCTCACCTGGCGCAAGCGCCACCCGGACGCCTGA